One Lutzomyia longipalpis isolate SR_M1_2022 chromosome 4, ASM2433408v1 DNA segment encodes these proteins:
- the LOC129796439 gene encoding uncharacterized protein LOC129796439 isoform X2 translates to MNYVRKDLIRKAHFLRHAPCMRHVKKQYEICSSTYQTTMSRIGQIVPEPSEATETSGHADGHNLTRVHFYEMERIKTVCCAFKDYIDCSENVVRLACGEETANYTRRFLDKMSSSLMTMHCEDYGPESNKCTNSDGLNRSTSITLSPLISLLCAIVILHY, encoded by the exons ATGAATTATGTGAGGAAGGACCTAATCAGGAAGGCAC ATTTTCTGCGGCATGCTCCGTGCATGAGGCACGTGAAGAAACAGTATGAAATATGCTCAAGCACATATCAGACGACCATGTCACGGATAGGACAGATCGTCCCGGAGCCGAGTGAGGCAACAGAAACGTCTGGCCATGCGGATGGCCACAACCTGACGAGGGTGCACTTCTACGAGATGGAACGAATTAAAACTGTCTGTTGCGCCTTCAAGGACTACATTGACTGCTCGGAAAATGTGGTACGACTGGCGTGTGGTGAGGAGACGGCCAACTACACAAGGAGATTCCTCGATAAAATGTCCAGTTCACTCATGACG ATGCACTGCGAGGATTACGGACCAGAATCCAATAAATGTACCAACAGTGATGGACTAAATCGCAGCACATCAATCACCCTCTCACCACTCATTTCACTTTTGTGTGCCATTGTGATACTTCATTATTGA
- the LOC129794521 gene encoding ornithine decarboxylase 1-like, producing MDYILCILNKLKLQRNSEIIPFEGTLDVDKIFRKELYESDSGEVQEEALYVCNLSDVLRKFINWRTKMPSVKPFYAVKCNDDDHIIQLLARLGSGFDCASKSEIKAVLKHNVSPDRIIFANPAKATSHIRYAAATETSLMTFDSTAELDRIYRIFPAAQLVLRFRCDSKKALCSLGAKFGCDPSTEAHFLLLHAKNLNLSVVGVSFMVGSGCGDPTAYSEAISIARELFDYALALGYHFRLLDIGGGFPGDTITDFEPYADAVNAALEKFFPQTDIFFGSVEVISEPGTYFVESACTVATTIVAKNEIFDSERKKVEHVKYYVNDGIHGSFNLVFFGYNSFYPRVLTRQLLIEEVKRPLIDCSIWGPTCNSLDKICANLSLPNLEVGDVLVFPNVGNYSLVFATNFNGFPKARVLYFADKDTLRILRN from the exons ATGGATTACATACTTTGCATTTTGAATAAGCTAAAGTTGCAAAGGAATAGTGAAATAATTCCATTTGAAGGAACTCTCGATGTGGACAAAATATTTAGGAAGGAACTATATGAATCTGATAGTGGTGAAGTTCAGGAGGAAGCCCTTTATGTTTGTAATCTCTCCGATGTGTTGCGCAAGTTTATCAATTGGCGCACAAAAATGCCAAGCGTGAAGCCATTCTATGCTGTTAAGTGCAACGATGATGATCACATCATTCAGTTGTTGGCACGTCTTGGATCTGGCTTTGATTGTGCCTCTAAAAGTGAGATCAAAGCAGTCCTCAAGCACAATGTCTCGCCTGATAGGATCATCTTTGCAAATCCAGCAAAGGCTACGAGCCACATTCGCTATGCTGCAGCCACAGAGACAAGCCTCATGACCTTTGATTCAACAGCGGAGCTTGATCGTATTTATAGGATCTTTCCAGCTGCTCA GCTCGTTCTGCGCTTCAGGTGCGACTCAAAGAAGGCTCTCTGTTCATTAGGCGCTAAGTTTGGTTGTGATCCTTCCACAGAGGCTCATTTTCTGCTCCTACACGCCAAGAATTTAAACCTTTCCGTTGTTGGAGTTTCCTTTATGGTCGGCAGTGGATGTGGGGATCCTACTGCCTACAGCGAAGCCATTTCAATTGCTCGAGAGCTCTTTGACTACGCCCTTGCCTTAGGCTACCACTTCCGACTTTTAGATATAGGAGGTGGTTTTCCCGGGGATACAATAACAGACTTTGAACCCTATGCTGATGCTGTAAATGCCgctcttgaaaaattctttcctcaAACTGATATATTCTTTGGTTCTGTTGAGGTGATTTCCGAACCAGGAACGTACTTTGTGGAATCAGCCTGCACCGTAGCTACAACAATTGTAGcaaagaatgaaatttttgattcagAAAGGAAGAAAGTGGAGCATGTTAAGTACTACGTCAATGATGGAATTCACGGATCCTttaatcttgtttttttcggTTACAACTCATTCTACCCTCGAGTTTTAACACGCCAGTTGTTAATTGAGGAAGTTAAGAGACCTCTCATTGATTGCTCCATTTGGGGCCCTACGTGCAACAGCCTGGATAAAATCTGCGCTAATCTCTCATTGCCAAATCTCGAAGTTGGGGATGTGCTTGTTTTTCCAAATGTAGGAAATTATAGTCTTGTCTTTGCCACAAACTTCAATGGCTTTCCCAAGGCGAGAGTTCTCTATTTTGCTGACAAGGACACCCTGAGAATTCTTAGAAATTAA
- the LOC129796441 gene encoding uncharacterized protein LOC129796441 — MAEGTYEYECMRAELLGVEPPDRETFEANRKAQLEAERDNIEAQQAQELEHQDEQLKGGHGKMDELNSILSMTQQRINKFKNVCGSLTNLLKIRPGSASGGESSDAEGGASAAGETTEGNDINSALDTLDTMKDNASMSTTTEIRDTSLNIQQKMTAQFGALDSLLNKAENAQYSMQEQNKEMKKFLR; from the exons atggCCGAGGGAACTTATGAGTATGAATGCATGAGAGCTGAATTGTTGGGCGTAGAACCACCCGATAGGGAGACATTTGAGGCAAACAGAAAGGCTCAACTTGAGGCTGAACGTGATAACATTGAAGCACAACAGGCACAa gaaCTTGAGCACCAAGATGAGCAACTAAAGGGTGGTCATGGGAAGATGGATGAATTGAATAGTATTCTATCAATGACACAGCAAAGGATTAACAAATTCAAG AATGTTTGCGGAAGTCTTACAAATCTACTAAAAATTCGTCCTGGATCAGCATCTGGTGGGGAATCAAGTGATGCTGAAGGAGGAGCTTCCGCAGCAGGAGAAACAACGGAAGGTAATGATATCAACAGCGCTCTAGATACATTGGATACGATGAAGGATAACGCCTCAATGTCGACAACTACAGAAATTCGTGATACATCACTCAATATTCAGCAAAAAATGACTGCACAATTTGGTGCTTTGGACTCATTGTTGAATAAGGCCGAAAACGCTCAGTACTCAATGCAAGAGCAAAATAAGGAGATGAAGAAATTCCTCCGTTAA
- the LOC129796439 gene encoding uncharacterized protein LOC129796439 isoform X1 gives MELLLLIVFFLIFSPTPRANGEDCGQDELVQCARPLQVLSATSELSFVSTKEELDKLCPDLHAGLHCIRSYTRRCMSIYQRDHFNKLYHGTSQVIHELCEEGPNQEDFLRHAPCMRHVKKQYEICSSTYQTTMSRIGQIVPEPSEATETSGHADGHNLTRVHFYEMERIKTVCCAFKDYIDCSENVVRLACGEETANYTRRFLDKMSSSLMTMHCEDYGPESNKCTNSDGLNRSTSITLSPLISLLCAIVILHY, from the exons ATGgaacttttacttttaataG tgttcttcttaattttttcacccACACCCCGTGCTAATGGGGAAGATTGTGGTCAAGATGAGCTTGTGCAGTGTGCGAGACCCCTTCAAGTACTCTCAGCCACATCTGAATTATCTTTTGTGTCAACCAAAGAGGAATTGGATAAACTTTGCCC GGACCTCCACGCAGGACTACACTGTATTAGGAGTTACACAAGGCGCTGCATGAGCATTTATCAGCGGGatcatttcaataaattgtacCACGGAACCAGCCAAGTGATACATGAATTATGTGAGGAAGGACCTAATCAGGAAG ATTTTCTGCGGCATGCTCCGTGCATGAGGCACGTGAAGAAACAGTATGAAATATGCTCAAGCACATATCAGACGACCATGTCACGGATAGGACAGATCGTCCCGGAGCCGAGTGAGGCAACAGAAACGTCTGGCCATGCGGATGGCCACAACCTGACGAGGGTGCACTTCTACGAGATGGAACGAATTAAAACTGTCTGTTGCGCCTTCAAGGACTACATTGACTGCTCGGAAAATGTGGTACGACTGGCGTGTGGTGAGGAGACGGCCAACTACACAAGGAGATTCCTCGATAAAATGTCCAGTTCACTCATGACG ATGCACTGCGAGGATTACGGACCAGAATCCAATAAATGTACCAACAGTGATGGACTAAATCGCAGCACATCAATCACCCTCTCACCACTCATTTCACTTTTGTGTGCCATTGTGATACTTCATTATTGA
- the LOC129796436 gene encoding ATPase WRNIP1-like produces the protein MSSQSESDCPVCFKKFPQDSIESHVNKCLFLSSSESQDEDRKPSSSFKRPFSIFEKSPSTSKKARISTAGSSKKSPELDETDVIDLSEEEDSKQEVEDAPPKPSSSKKPKDSVKSSKPLAEVVRPEVLDDYIGQEHVMSKNAVLRTVLEKNEIPSMILWGPPGCGKTTLAHIVANQCKQSQNIRFIKLSATMSGINEVKKVVENAKTDQKYRRKTILFMDEIHRFNKLQQDTFLPHVESGVITLIGATTENPSFSLNSALLSRCRVIILEKLATEDIVKILERGIREYDGICLEKIEGTDRMDFDAKLAIDRESLVWLAQMCDGDARIALNSLQLAIQTLTANDDCGSENGNDGLKIITLDAIREGIKKSHLLYDRKGDQHYDIISALHKSIRASDDNAALYYCVRMMAGGEDPRYICRRMVRAASEDIGLADPNAVTIALSALQAVQLIGMPEADCIVAQCAVYLARAPKSQEVYRAMMKCRSEDITNWKGPLPSVPLHLRNAPTKLMREMGCAKGYNMRHKDDSGLQYMPEGMEDRDYFQ, from the exons ATGTCCAGTCAAAGTGAATCCGATTGTCCTGTTTGTTTTAAGAAGTTCCCACAGGATAGCATTGAATCGCACGTGAATAAGTGTTTGTTCCTCTCGTCTAGTGAGTCACAGGATGAGGATCGGAAGCCGTCATCGAGCTTCAAGCGTCCTTTTAGTATTTTCGAGAAATCCCCATCAACATCGAAAAAAGCAAGAATTTCCACCGCAGGAAGCAGTAAAAAATCCCCGGAACTCGATGAAACGGATGTAATTGATCTGTCAGAGGAAGAAGACTCAAAGCAGGAAGTTGAGGATGCCCCACCTAAGCCGTCAAGCAGTAAAAAGCCGAAAGATTCGGTGAAATCCTCAAAGCCACTCGCTGAAGTAGTTCGTCCGGAAGTCTTGGATGATTACATTGGACAGGAGCATGTCATGAGTAAGAATGCAGTCCTGAGGACAGTTCTGGAAAAGAATGAGATTCCCAGCATGATTCTATGGGGCCCACCTGGATGTGGAAAG ACAACTCTAGCCCACATTGTGGCAAATCAGTGCAAGCAATCGCAGAATATTCGTTTCATTAAATTGTCAGCCACAATGTCAGGCATTAATGAGGTGAAGAAGGTGGTGGAAAATGCGAAAACAGACCAAAAGTACAGGAGAAAAACTATTCTGTTCATGGATGAAATTCACCGATTCAATAAACTTCAGCAGGATACTTTCTTGCCACACGTTGAGAGTGGGGTGATTACGTTGATAGGTGCCACCACGGAAAATCCTTCCTTCAGCCTCAACTCTGCCCTCTTGAGTCGCTGTCGCGTGATTATTCTCGAGAAATTGGCCACAGAGGACATTGTAAAGATCCTCGAACGGGGGATCCGCGAGTACGATGGCATTTGCTTGGAGAAGATAGAAGGTACTGATCGAATGGATTTTGATGCAAAGCTGGCAATTGATCGGGAATCCCTGGTATGGTTGGCACAAATGTGCGATGGCGATGCCAGAATTGCTCTCAATAGCCTACAATTGGCCATTCAGACACTAACAGCAAATGATGATTGTGGCAGCGAGAATGGGAATGATGgcttaaaaataatcacatTGGATGCAATTCGCGAGGGTATCAAGAAATCCCATCTTCTCTACGATCGTAAAGGTGATCAGCACTACGATATCATCTCAGCTCTGCACAAATCCATCAGGGCGTCCGATGATAATGCTGCCCTGTACTACTGCGTTCGCATGATGGCCGGCGGTGAAGATCCACGCTACATCTGCCGCCGAATGGTTCGTGCTGCAAGTGAAGATATAGGTTTAGCAGATCCCAATGCTGTTACCATAGCTCTGTCAGCGCTGCAAGCTGTTCAGCTCATTGGAATGCCCGAAGCTGATTGCATTGTAGCACAGTGTGCTGTGTACCTGGCCAGAGCTCCCAAGAGTCAGGAAGTCTATCGGGCCATGATGAAATGTCGTTCGGAGGACATCACAAATTGGAAAGGGCCCCTGCCATCGGTACCACTGCACTTGAGGAATGCTCCAACGAAGTTAATGCGGGAGATGGGATGTGCCAAGGGGTACAATATGCGACACAAAGATGATTCCGGACTCCAGTATATGCCCGAAGGGATGGAAGATCGGGACTACttccaatga